A single Ziziphus jujuba cultivar Dongzao chromosome 11, ASM3175591v1 DNA region contains:
- the LOC132799263 gene encoding peroxidase 3-like isoform X1, translating to MRQRFLVYMVVVVVFFGVDFLGFCNGGKLVKNFYKESCPNSEQIVRDITWKHVASKSSLPAKLLRMHFHDCFVRGCDASILLDSTASKKKTEKTAIPNLSLDGFDVIEEIKSHLEETCPGVVSCADIIALAARDSVSFQSKTSLWKVLTGRRDGKISLASEVLANIPFPTSNFATLKKDFEKKSLTVHDLVVLSGGHTIGVGHCNLFSKRLYNFTGNGDADPSLDAEYAAFLKTKCLNLSDNTTIVEVDRDSSLSFDNHYFKQLKLNQGLFQSDAALQTDNEAANIVEDLGASSDKFFTEFAQSMKRMGAIGVLTGSSGEIRKKCNAVNS from the exons ATGAGGCAAAGATTCTTAGTCTATATGGTAGTAGTTGTAGTATTTTTTGGAGTTGATTTTCTTGGTTTTTGCAATGGAGGGAAGTTGGTGAAAAACTTCTATAAGGAAAGTTGTCCTAATTCAGAGCAAATCGTGAGAGACATCACCTGGAAGCATGTTGCAAGCAAATCATCTTTGCCTGCTAAGTTACTAAGAATGCATTTCCATGATTGTTTTGTGAGG GGTTGCGATGCATCAATATTGTTGGATTCGACAGCAAGtaaaaaaaagacagaaaaaaCAGCAATTCCAAATCTGTCTCTTGATGGATTCGATGTCATAGAGGAGATCAAATCCCATCTAGAGGAAACATGTCCTGGTGTAGTTTCTTGTGCTGATATCATTGCTTTAGCTGCTAGAGATTCTGTTTCTTTCCAA TCAAAGACATCATTGTGGAAAGTGCTGACTGGAAGAAGAGATGGAAAAATTTCTCTTGCCTCAGAGGTCCTGGCCAACATCCCTTTTCCAACTTCCAACTTCGCCACCCtcaaaaaagattttgaaaaaaagagtCTCACAGTTCATGATCTTGTTGTTTTGTCAG GTGGACATACAATTGGTGTAGGGCATTGCAATTTGTTTAGCAAGAGACTGTACAATTTCACAGGAAATGGAGATGCAGATCCTTCTTTAGATGCAGAATATGCTGCTTTCTTGAAAACCAAATGCCTAAACCTCTCAGACAATACAACCATAGTTGAAGTGGACCGTGATAGCTCACTTTCCTTTGATAACCATTACTTCAAACAGTTGAAGCTCAATCAGGGTCTTTTCCAATCTGATGCTGCACTTCAGACTGACAATGAAGCTGCCAACATTGTTGAAGATTTGGGAGCTAGCTCTGATAAATTTTTCACTGAGTTTGCTCAGTCAATGAAGAGGATGGGAGCTATTGGAGTTCTTACAGGAAGTTCTGGAGAGATTAGGAAGAAATGTAATGCGGTCAATTCTTGA
- the LOC132799263 gene encoding peroxidase 39-like isoform X2: MHFHDCFVRGCDASILLDSTASKKKTEKTAIPNLSLDGFDVIEEIKSHLEETCPGVVSCADIIALAARDSVSFQSKTSLWKVLTGRRDGKISLASEVLANIPFPTSNFATLKKDFEKKSLTVHDLVVLSGGHTIGVGHCNLFSKRLYNFTGNGDADPSLDAEYAAFLKTKCLNLSDNTTIVEVDRDSSLSFDNHYFKQLKLNQGLFQSDAALQTDNEAANIVEDLGASSDKFFTEFAQSMKRMGAIGVLTGSSGEIRKKCNAVNS, encoded by the exons ATGCATTTCCATGATTGTTTTGTGAGG GGTTGCGATGCATCAATATTGTTGGATTCGACAGCAAGtaaaaaaaagacagaaaaaaCAGCAATTCCAAATCTGTCTCTTGATGGATTCGATGTCATAGAGGAGATCAAATCCCATCTAGAGGAAACATGTCCTGGTGTAGTTTCTTGTGCTGATATCATTGCTTTAGCTGCTAGAGATTCTGTTTCTTTCCAA TCAAAGACATCATTGTGGAAAGTGCTGACTGGAAGAAGAGATGGAAAAATTTCTCTTGCCTCAGAGGTCCTGGCCAACATCCCTTTTCCAACTTCCAACTTCGCCACCCtcaaaaaagattttgaaaaaaagagtCTCACAGTTCATGATCTTGTTGTTTTGTCAG GTGGACATACAATTGGTGTAGGGCATTGCAATTTGTTTAGCAAGAGACTGTACAATTTCACAGGAAATGGAGATGCAGATCCTTCTTTAGATGCAGAATATGCTGCTTTCTTGAAAACCAAATGCCTAAACCTCTCAGACAATACAACCATAGTTGAAGTGGACCGTGATAGCTCACTTTCCTTTGATAACCATTACTTCAAACAGTTGAAGCTCAATCAGGGTCTTTTCCAATCTGATGCTGCACTTCAGACTGACAATGAAGCTGCCAACATTGTTGAAGATTTGGGAGCTAGCTCTGATAAATTTTTCACTGAGTTTGCTCAGTCAATGAAGAGGATGGGAGCTATTGGAGTTCTTACAGGAAGTTCTGGAGAGATTAGGAAGAAATGTAATGCGGTCAATTCTTGA
- the LOC107411406 gene encoding peroxidase 24 — translation MRPRTVSVLVSLLLFIASSNVCNGGKLKKDFYGKDCPRLEETVRQITWEKVGENRSVAAKLLRLHFHDCFVRGCDASLLLDSVEGNSTEKKAIPNGSVSGYEIIDEIKAKLEEECPNTVSCADIVALAARDAVSYQFGRSMWQVFTGRKDGKVSLATEAARDLPSAFANYTTLKQQFANKGLNVFDLLALSGAHTIGVARCGVFARRVFNFTGKGDKDPALDSSYAKVLKTKCSNPPNPNITVELDRNSEFRFDSHYFVALNRNQSLLASDAALLTDRNAARIARDFENFFVFMSQFSRSIKKMSEIGVITRVGDKGEIRKNCRKVNA, via the exons ATGAGGCCTAGGACTGTTTCTGTGTTAGTTTCTCTTCTTTTGTTCATAGCTTCTAGTAATGTCTGCAACGGAGGGAAACTGAAGAAGGATTTCTATGGCAAAGATTGCCCTCGACTTGAAGAAACAGTGAGGCAAATCACTTGGGAAAAGGTTGGAGAAAACCGCAGTGTAGCAGCTAAGCTACTAAGGCTTCATTTCCATGACTGCTTTGTCAGG GGATGTGATGCATCACTGTTATTAGATTCAGTGGAAGGTAATTCAACTGAGAAAAAGGCAATCCCTAACGGGTCTGTATCAGGTTATGAAATCATTGATGAAATCAAAGCCAAATTAGAAGAAGAGTGTCCTAACACTGTCTCATGCGCTGATATCGTTGCCCTAGCAGCCCGAGATGCAGTCTCTTACCaa TTTGGGAGATCAATGTGGCAGGTTTTTACTGGAAGGAAAGATGGAAAAGTGTCGCTAGCAACAGAGGCTGCAAGGGACTTGCCATCAGCATTTGCAAACTACACTACACTCAAACAGCAGTTTGCTAATAAAGGACTAAACGTATTTGATCTTCTAGCTTTATCAG GAGCACATACAATTGGCGTGGCACGTTGTGGCGTATTTGCAAGGAGAGTGTTCAATTTCACAGGAAAAGGAGATAAAGATCCTGCATTGGATTCATCATATGCAAAGGTCTTGAAAACAAAGTGCTCAAACCCACCAAATCCTAATATTACTGTGGAGTTGGACAGGAACAGCGAATTTCGGTTTGACAGTCACTACTTTGTGGCTCTAAACCGAAACCAAAGCCTATTAGCATCAGATGCTGCTTTACTCACAGACCGGAATGCAGCTCGGATTGCAAGAGACTTTGAGAATTTTTTCGTTTTTATGTCTCAATTTAGTCGTTCTATTAAGAAAATGAGTGAGATTGGAGTCATTACAAGGGTTGGTGATAAGGGTGAAATCAGGAAGAATTGCAGAAAAGTTAATGCATAA
- the LOC107431499 gene encoding peroxidase 56-like isoform X2 — protein MRLHFFRQIIFCCIVCTYTYAIGNMIRVAMHQYCWIRQQLREKTEKTAAPNLPLEGFDVIEEIKTQLEETCPGSKTSLWKVLTGRRDGKISIASEALANLISPFSNFNTLKKGFEKKSLTVHDLVVLSGAHTIGVGHCNLFRKRLYNFTGNGDAGPSLDAEYAAFLKTKCLNLSDNTSIVGMDRDSSLSFDNHYFKQLKLNQGLFQSDAALLTDNEAANIVEELGANSDKYFSEFAQSMKRMGAIGVLTGSSGEIRKKCNVVNS, from the exons ATGAGACTGCACTTTTTCAGGCAGATAATATTCTGCTGCATTGTATGCACATATACGTACGCCATTGGAAATATGATCAG GGTTGCGATGCATCAATACTGTTGGATTCGACAGCAGTTAagggaaaaaacagaaaaaacagcagctccaaaTCTGCCTCTAGAGGGATTCGATGTCATAGAGGAGATCAAAACCCAACTAGAGGAAACCTGTCCTGGT TCAAAGACATCATTGTGGAAAGTACTGACTGGAAGAAGAGATGGAAAAATTTCCATTGCCTCAGAGGCCCTGGCCAACCTCATTTCTCCATTTTCCAACTTCAACACCCTCAAAAAAGGTTTCGAAAAAAAGAGTCTCACAGTTCATGATCTTGTTGTTTTATCAG GTGCACATACAATTGGTGTAGGGCATTGCAATTTGTTTAGAAAGAGACTGTACAATTTCACAGGAAATGGAGATGCAGGTCCTTCTTTAGATGCAGAATATGCTGCTTTCTTGAAAACCAAATGCCTAAACCTCTCAGACAATACATCCATAGTTGGAATGGACCGTGATAGCTCACTTTCCTTTGATAACCATTACTTCAAACAGTTGAAGCTCAATCAGGGTCTTTTTCAATCTGATGCTGCTCTTTTGACTGACAATGAAGCTGCCAACATTGTTGAAGAGTTGGGAGCTAACTCTGATAAATATTTCTCTGAGTTTGCTCAGTCAATGAAGAGGATGGGAGCTATTGGAGTTCTTACAGGAAGTTCTGGAGAGATTAGGAAGAAATGTAATGTGGTCAATTCTTGA
- the LOC107431499 gene encoding peroxidase 56-like isoform X1, with amino-acid sequence MSLSLSICHCSCSTCDFFFLNYFAKMLLIFNKFFLCDLDYCLFIRVAMHQYCWIRQQLREKTEKTAAPNLPLEGFDVIEEIKTQLEETCPGSKTSLWKVLTGRRDGKISIASEALANLISPFSNFNTLKKGFEKKSLTVHDLVVLSGAHTIGVGHCNLFRKRLYNFTGNGDAGPSLDAEYAAFLKTKCLNLSDNTSIVGMDRDSSLSFDNHYFKQLKLNQGLFQSDAALLTDNEAANIVEELGANSDKYFSEFAQSMKRMGAIGVLTGSSGEIRKKCNVVNS; translated from the exons ATGTCATTATCTTTATCAATATGTCATTGTTCATGTAGTacttgtgatttttttttccttaactaTTTTGctaaaatgttattaatttttaacaaattcttTCTGTGTGATTTGGATTATTGTTTGTTTATAAGGGTTGCGATGCATCAATACTGTTGGATTCGACAGCAGTTAagggaaaaaacagaaaaaacagcagctccaaaTCTGCCTCTAGAGGGATTCGATGTCATAGAGGAGATCAAAACCCAACTAGAGGAAACCTGTCCTGGT TCAAAGACATCATTGTGGAAAGTACTGACTGGAAGAAGAGATGGAAAAATTTCCATTGCCTCAGAGGCCCTGGCCAACCTCATTTCTCCATTTTCCAACTTCAACACCCTCAAAAAAGGTTTCGAAAAAAAGAGTCTCACAGTTCATGATCTTGTTGTTTTATCAG GTGCACATACAATTGGTGTAGGGCATTGCAATTTGTTTAGAAAGAGACTGTACAATTTCACAGGAAATGGAGATGCAGGTCCTTCTTTAGATGCAGAATATGCTGCTTTCTTGAAAACCAAATGCCTAAACCTCTCAGACAATACATCCATAGTTGGAATGGACCGTGATAGCTCACTTTCCTTTGATAACCATTACTTCAAACAGTTGAAGCTCAATCAGGGTCTTTTTCAATCTGATGCTGCTCTTTTGACTGACAATGAAGCTGCCAACATTGTTGAAGAGTTGGGAGCTAACTCTGATAAATATTTCTCTGAGTTTGCTCAGTCAATGAAGAGGATGGGAGCTATTGGAGTTCTTACAGGAAGTTCTGGAGAGATTAGGAAGAAATGTAATGTGGTCAATTCTTGA
- the LOC107431499 gene encoding peroxidase 56-like isoform X3 codes for MHQYCWIRQQLREKTEKTAAPNLPLEGFDVIEEIKTQLEETCPGSKTSLWKVLTGRRDGKISIASEALANLISPFSNFNTLKKGFEKKSLTVHDLVVLSGAHTIGVGHCNLFRKRLYNFTGNGDAGPSLDAEYAAFLKTKCLNLSDNTSIVGMDRDSSLSFDNHYFKQLKLNQGLFQSDAALLTDNEAANIVEELGANSDKYFSEFAQSMKRMGAIGVLTGSSGEIRKKCNVVNS; via the exons ATGCATCAATACTGTTGGATTCGACAGCAGTTAagggaaaaaacagaaaaaacagcagctccaaaTCTGCCTCTAGAGGGATTCGATGTCATAGAGGAGATCAAAACCCAACTAGAGGAAACCTGTCCTGGT TCAAAGACATCATTGTGGAAAGTACTGACTGGAAGAAGAGATGGAAAAATTTCCATTGCCTCAGAGGCCCTGGCCAACCTCATTTCTCCATTTTCCAACTTCAACACCCTCAAAAAAGGTTTCGAAAAAAAGAGTCTCACAGTTCATGATCTTGTTGTTTTATCAG GTGCACATACAATTGGTGTAGGGCATTGCAATTTGTTTAGAAAGAGACTGTACAATTTCACAGGAAATGGAGATGCAGGTCCTTCTTTAGATGCAGAATATGCTGCTTTCTTGAAAACCAAATGCCTAAACCTCTCAGACAATACATCCATAGTTGGAATGGACCGTGATAGCTCACTTTCCTTTGATAACCATTACTTCAAACAGTTGAAGCTCAATCAGGGTCTTTTTCAATCTGATGCTGCTCTTTTGACTGACAATGAAGCTGCCAACATTGTTGAAGAGTTGGGAGCTAACTCTGATAAATATTTCTCTGAGTTTGCTCAGTCAATGAAGAGGATGGGAGCTATTGGAGTTCTTACAGGAAGTTCTGGAGAGATTAGGAAGAAATGTAATGTGGTCAATTCTTGA